The genomic stretch TCTCCACTTCATGCGTCTGTTCTGGAACCACACCttcacctgaaaacacacagccaCTGTTAAACCAGACTGTTAATTCAGTAGGCCTTCGACGGCAGAATGTTTGCATGTCCATGTATTTAAtattcttccattttcttttcttttccaggtAGAACATTAAGCAGAGGCTAATGAATAACTTAACGGAATTTTGGCACATTAGATCTGAGTCAcactctttttaaatgtttttttgtgtgtggataTAATGCCTCCACAAAagttttttctctcactctttacCTTGAGAATTGATGCACTCATTTTAGGCTGCTGCGCACATTCCAAGGCTAGAAGCTAACCAGTGCCCAGGAAGATTCAattcaaactttatttaaccaggtaagtCTCAATGGCGTGGGACCTCTGATGCAAAGGAGAAGTGGCAAAAACAGCTGCATACAAAATGTAGCAGTGCAAATAGTATTATTAAACTTTAAATATCAGGGAAAATGTTTTTaccataataataaaataaaaaatgtctaatgTAATATTGGATGGAAATAGTTATAAAAGTATATAATCTGTATGAGTTTTTATTCATGTTGATATGTTGCTGGGGGAGATTGAGTGGATGTGACATTAGTGCAGTGTgatgaaatgtaaacaacaagTGTTGCTCAAGATGTGGTGACATTTCACTGGGACGcctctcagccaatcaggtGTTGTCTAAGATGCTGCAGTGCCAACTTCAATTAAACATCTGGAGCTTTTGGGGTCTTttgttaattcattcattcattttaaatatctaaCTTCTGGTCCTTTAATCTGTGTAAGGAATACAGGTTGCAGATAAACCTTTATGAATACTTTAGGCGTAGATGTGATATTTTGGACTCCAAGAATGTGACTACAACTCTCCCCTCAAATACGGAAGCccacattttaatttgacatcATTTCATTGGTTTGTCGAGGCCATAGCTACCAGTGAGGACAATGGGAGCATTGTTCACTCCAGTATTTTTGGGACTTTGTAGTTTTAGCATCATGTGGCTAACTTTATTTATAGGctgttttaagtattttttataaGCTGAAAGAGTGAAATCTGCAGCATTAAACCATGTAAGGAATTATGAATAAgtagaaaatataatttatgacaactgtaattattaaaaatgaccCGGCCCAACTACAGCCCTGTGGTcttattgtttctttgtttatttggatCTTCTATCTGGGGTCCACATTCAAAGAAAATATATCGAATTGAcaaattatacagtaaataatttaGCTACAGTACGTCATCATCATGGTATCCAACAATAAAATGACATCAAACACCAAGCCTccaaaacattaacatataATGATTTTAATGTCTTGACAggtgaaataaatacatttaaatctcTGTTTATTTGATCATTTGAACTGCTAACAAGTGGAAAAGAAAACCTACTTTGCGTATTTAATTTGAAGACCTGCCTTCAATAATAATCTCGTTAGCTGTTTCTTACAACTTTTGTTGACCTTTTAGTCAACAGGCTTCTTACCTGAGCGTCTGTCAGCCCGAGCATCGCAGCCAGTTGTTTTCTGTCCGGCTTGGTGAcatatttctgtatttcaaaTCTCTTCTCAAGTCCTTTCCTCTGCAGGTTTGAAAACACCGCCCTCGACCACGACCTTTTCCTCTTGTACGTCTGTGGCATGGTGTCTTTAGTGAGGACGGCATACGGACCTAAAAGATATGGAGGAGGACATGAGGTTAAAACAAAACGGAGAACAGAAACCAGAGGAACATTCACTGCAGGTGTCTCACACCTCAAAACAGAGAGCTGGACGGGCCAGTTTCCTGTCTCTTACATGTCCTACATGTGGTGACTACCTGGGAAGGTGTCCTGAAACTGATGCTGGCCTGaatgtctgctgctgctgctgcctagTGAATTCATCATGGAGGACGCGTCGCTCATCCCGGGGTCTATGCAGGAGAAGTACTGGCTGGCCGGAGGCTGAATAGGGATGTGGATCCCTGACTGACGGTTCGAGCTAACGATGGATGTGAGATCTGTTACAAAGCGAGAGATGATGGGCTTCAGTCAGGAAACAAAGAGTCACACTGGCAACCTGGGGGGCAAGATGGTCTGGTATTTAGAGAGACCATCAAACAAATTCAAAGTTCAAGTGTGACTGCTTAAGTGTCTTTGAGCAAACTTCCAGCTGTTTGTAGCTGatcctgacctctgacctctctggTTAGGGGGGCAACAGAGCAGAGGATTTCCCCACAGGGCTCCTTAAAGTGCATGTTATGAGCTTATTTGGGCTCTTACTACTCTGAGAACAAGCCTGTCAGTGTTATAAACTGGTACTTTACACTAGCTGCTTCTACTTTGTTGCTTTCAGTTTCTAAAGTTTGGACTGTCTTGTTAATGATATCATTAAAAGAAATGGCCATAAAACACATCCCTATGTATTGTCTTCCTTGGCTGACATGACAGGAAGCTTCTCTAAACACCACAAACCTGTTAAGATTGTTCAACTGTTCAAAACAAATTCAGCGTGTAATACAATCTTTATTCTTACCTTTTAACGACGacttttctttgccttttggATCAAAGTCTGTCGACAATATCCGATCAATTCCGAATTTGAGGTCTTTGCTTGAAGGCGGGGGGGCTTGTTGGGAGTTATATGCAGTTCTGACTGATGTTAGCTGTAGTCCGTGTCTGTGGTAAGGAGACGTCGGACTCACCCTCGCGCCGTACACCGACGGCTCGGGCGCGACGGGAGAAGGACGCAACGGCGAGCTGCCGGAGTGCCCGTGCTGCGCGCGGTGGTGGTGTCCCATATGCAACATGAGGGCCGAGGATCCCGGGATGGTCTCTCCATCTCCAGCCTGCAAAATGTCTGCGATGCAAAACGAGGGTTTCTTCGTGGTATCCACAGCGAAGCCCCCCGCGCAATACGCAGACCAGAGGCTGAAATTTGACGCGTAAAACGGGTTCAGCCCGGCCGTGTACATCCCGCAGCCTCTAATGCGTCTTATTGTTTCTCAGAAGAGGGTATAAACGGACAGGCATGTAAAAAAAGCAGGGATGGCGTTTTAGGGGGATAGATGACCGTCCTCTTTGCTTCAATGCCAAAATCGCTCTCCCAACTCTGAAATCCAAACCCTGCAGTTCCTCTCTGAAGTTTCCCCGCTGACACTGATTGGTTGCTTTCTGAGCCAATGGCTGATTTGCACTCGCTCACATCACGCCCTTACAAGTGAGGATAATAACACAACatcacacgcgcacgcacacacacgcacacagaagTCATTTTGATCCTGAGATGATGGATTGATCACTTAAAGAGAACCCACACCCATCaccgcacacacaaacatggtaCCCATTAACTCTCAGTGCACTACACATGTTCCAAAAAGGCACTTTTCAACACAAAGTACTGATATCaccatgcaaaaaaaataaaagatcaaatCGATACATATGCCACACGGTTGTACTGTATGAAATAGTAAAAAGATATCTAATAATGTCAATAATGAAATGACCCCGCGAGCCCAGGAGAGGCTCTATTAGCTTCACTCTTCCTGTTTTTGATGGGCTGTGATTCGTGTTAAATGAGCGGATATTCCTGCTAGATTTGCCCCCAAAATAGAACCTGGTTTAGTATTTTAGGATACAGCACAAATCCTTATTTCTTCCggagcagaggggggggggacttttaTAATGACTGTTAGAACTTccctttttcaatatttgtgcAACTTTATCTCGACTTGCAAGTTGCACGGTGACGCAAATCCGTCCCCATGCTCATAATAAACAGAGGAAACCGATTCCCCtctaaaaccaaaacacaattaaCTTCAGAGGCGATACTTCATCCGCAAGGCCCCTCAAGATTGACACGTTGGGTCCTGGCCAATtacctttttcacattttaaataggCTAGTACCTAGGTATGCAAATTATAATATTCCCTGCTGCTTTGACTTGAACGCATATATCTTACTTGacctaaaaacaacacattttaaatatgtgcaaCGGTAACTTTTATTATCTTGTTTATACGTTTAAGTTAATATGCTTGATATGTATTTCTAAGtgtcaataaaaaatgaactcTCTCGAactttctccccctcttctaCTGTCCTTgataatgccccccccccccccctctccgaTCGCATGTTTCTCTCGCAAGTGTTGAAACAATGGCTTCTGAACCCCGCATTCATTTAGTCTTGATTCATGCGGGCGGAAGCGCCGATGACCCTGACTGCCTCCTATCATGCTGTTTTCGAGTTACACTTTTCCgggttaaaattaaaaatagagaTTTAACGTTTGCCCTCCATCATGCAGTCAAAACAATCCAGGGAAGAGGATGTAGCAGACGCAGCACGCCTCGAGTTATTTCAGGTGCTGATGAGCTTTTCAGTGGGAAACAGTGAAAAGCACAGACCTCAGATCAGCCTttaccatagactgttaatccGCCGCTGCTATGACAAGACGGGTTCATTATAGTCTCACCTTTAAGGCTTTTTCAGctacagtagcctactgtacgATAGAAATCCATAGTTCAGGAGAAGATTTGCGATTCcaaatcaaaagacaaaaaatgttttgttgctggATATGGAATTTTGAATTGTGGAAATTGTGATTTGCCGTTTGAGAAGGAAATGCATGCCACACCACTTGAACTGAAAACTAAATTCTTcataaagattttaaaagacAGAGGAGCCTATGTATTAATTCGTGCACGTTTGTACCATTTAGTCTCTGACTTATTTAGAAGTccctgaagacataaaagggttTCCTTTGGATTTAAACATTATAACGTGTGGATTCGTGTGATGTTTCATGGGCCACTCCACATAAATTAAGCGATTGTATTTCCTTCTGTAAAGGGTGCATTTCATCTGCTTATATTAATCATCTACcttcaaa from Etheostoma cragini isolate CJK2018 chromosome 18, CSU_Ecrag_1.0, whole genome shotgun sequence encodes the following:
- the hlx1 gene encoding H2.0-like homeobox protein isoform X2 — its product is MYTAGLNPFYASNFSLWSAYCAGGFAVDTTKKPSFCIADILQAGDGETIPGSSALMLHMGHHHRAQHGHSGSSPLRPSPVAPEPSVYGARVSPTSPYHRHGLQLTSVRTAYNSQQAPPPSSKDLKFGIDRILSTDFDPKGKEKSSLKGPYAVLTKDTMPQTYKRKRSWSRAVFSNLQRKGLEKRFEIQKYVTKPDRKQLAAMLGLTDAQVKVWFQNRRMKWRHSKEAQAQKDKDKEQADKSASESGSREPKDPAEESECESEGRSECDSDEAPEENSDGLLDISEQTNQTSVIMSGSAPASSAEGGPAGAEASQTGLLK
- the hlx1 gene encoding H2.0-like homeobox protein isoform X1, which codes for MYTAGLNPFYASNFSLWSAYCAGGFAVDTTKKPSFCIADILQAGDGETIPGSSALMLHMGHHHRAQHGHSGSSPLRPSPVAPEPSVYGARVSPTSPYHRHGLQLTSVRTAYNSQQAPPPSSKDLKFGIDRILSTDFDPKGKEKSSLKDLTSIVSSNRQSGIHIPIQPPASQYFSCIDPGMSDASSMMNSLGSSSSRHSGQHQFQDTFPGPYAVLTKDTMPQTYKRKRSWSRAVFSNLQRKGLEKRFEIQKYVTKPDRKQLAAMLGLTDAQVKVWFQNRRMKWRHSKEAQAQKDKDKEQADKSASESGSREPKDPAEESECESEGRSECDSDEAPEENSDGLLDISEQTNQTSVIMSGSAPASSAEGGPAGAEASQTGLLK